A genomic stretch from Deinococcus radiotolerans includes:
- the nadB gene encoding L-aspartate oxidase, which translates to MLETELLVVGGGVAGAYATLTARSYGADVILACKTPLVGGSTRWAQGGIAAPLAQGDEDAHAQDTLKAARGLCEPEAVQAFVRDARSHVETLRDLGVTFSPHATLEGGHSRARIRHQGDATGHAISVALAEALQAGRSPALRVLEHAFVRNLRVSGGAVVGADLLTPDGPVKVRAGAVLLATGGFGRLYPVTTAPPEGTGDGLGLAWQAGAALRDLEFVQFHPTAVVRHGAAHLVTEAARGEGGRLLNARGERFMERYDPALELAPRDVVARAIAAEIAATGRVDLDLRHLGAAFVRTRFPTVTASLAPLGLDLGTDLIPVQPAVHYTMGGVLTDVQGRSTVPGLYAAGEVASSGLHGANRLASNSLSEGLVFGARAARAALAALKAVPARSEGLSAPLVDPACLPALREVVAGAAGLRRDAAGLRAALDGWRWPETTAESRESLEAGHLALIGERLLRSALAREESRGGHHRTDFPREAASAVHSVQSRALGDGVTRVPVGVPEARAAVLGSSA; encoded by the coding sequence ATGCTGGAAACAGAGCTGCTCGTGGTGGGCGGCGGGGTGGCCGGGGCGTACGCGACCCTCACGGCGCGCAGTTACGGCGCGGACGTGATCCTGGCCTGCAAGACGCCGCTGGTGGGCGGCTCGACCCGTTGGGCGCAGGGCGGGATCGCCGCGCCCCTGGCGCAGGGGGACGAGGACGCGCACGCGCAGGACACCCTGAAGGCCGCGCGCGGCCTGTGTGAACCGGAGGCGGTTCAGGCGTTCGTGCGTGACGCCCGCTCGCACGTGGAGACCCTGCGGGACCTGGGCGTGACCTTCAGCCCGCACGCCACCCTGGAGGGCGGGCACAGCCGGGCGCGCATCCGGCATCAGGGGGACGCGACCGGGCACGCGATCAGCGTGGCCCTCGCCGAGGCGCTCCAGGCGGGCCGCAGTCCAGCGCTGCGGGTGCTGGAGCACGCGTTCGTGCGGAACCTGCGCGTGTCGGGCGGCGCGGTGGTGGGCGCGGACCTGCTCACGCCGGACGGGCCGGTGAAGGTCCGCGCCGGGGCGGTGCTGCTTGCCACCGGAGGCTTCGGGCGGCTGTACCCGGTGACGACCGCGCCGCCCGAGGGCACCGGGGACGGTCTGGGGCTGGCGTGGCAGGCGGGCGCGGCGCTGCGGGACCTAGAATTCGTGCAGTTCCACCCGACCGCCGTGGTCCGGCACGGCGCGGCGCATCTGGTCACGGAGGCCGCGCGGGGTGAGGGGGGCCGCCTGCTGAACGCGCGCGGTGAGCGCTTCATGGAACGCTACGACCCCGCGCTGGAACTCGCACCGCGGGACGTCGTGGCGCGCGCGATTGCCGCGGAGATTGCCGCGACGGGCCGAGTGGATCTGGACCTGCGGCACCTGGGCGCGGCGTTCGTGCGCACGCGCTTCCCGACCGTCACGGCGTCCCTGGCCCCGCTGGGCCTGGACCTGGGCACGGACCTGATCCCGGTGCAGCCCGCCGTGCACTACACGATGGGCGGCGTGCTGACAGACGTGCAGGGCCGCTCGACCGTGCCCGGCCTGTACGCGGCGGGCGAGGTCGCGTCCAGTGGCCTGCACGGCGCGAACCGCCTGGCCAGCAACAGCCTCTCGGAGGGGCTGGTGTTCGGCGCGCGCGCGGCCCGCGCGGCCCTGGCCGCCCTGAAGGCCGTGCCTGCCCGCTCGGAGGGCCTGAGCGCGCCGCTGGTGGACCCGGCGTGCCTGCCCGCCCTGCGTGAGGTGGTCGCGGGTGCAGCGGGCCTGCGCCGGGACGCGGCAGGCCTGCGCGCGGCGCTGGACGGCTGGCGGTGGCCGGAGACGACCGCCGAGTCCCGCGAGAGCCTGGAGGCGGGCCACCTCGCCCTGATTGGGGAGCGGCTGCTGCGATCAGCCCTGGCCCGCGAGGAGTCGCGTGGCGGGCATCACCGCACCGACTTCCCGCGCGAGGCGGCCTCGGCCGTGCACTCGGTGCAGTCGCGGGCGCTGGGGGATGGGGTGACCCGCGTGCCGGTTGGCGTGCCCGAGGCGCGCGCGGCTGTGCTAGGGTCATCCGCGTGA
- a CDS encoding TRAP transporter permease, which translates to MSDPTRPISSDPTLTPPGQEMTEGERRAIEMVEAAETGGRKLFGWQRGLVTLVAVAWCLYQMYAAQVGNIDTLTLRATHLGFAFFLAYLVFPHRKTPGQPQTRVPWYDWILGIGATGTAAYLIAQYPHIANEQGGLLTNTDVWVGSGMVILLLLAAWRTIGIAMPIVAGVFMLYALTGPKGLIRGDLGPQLQLHAGQTWPQVVGQLFANTEGIFGTAIGVSAQIVFLFVLFGAIFDKLGAGEWFMHVAQGLLGGFRGGAAKASILSSALNGVISGSAVSNVVTGGNITIGTMIRTGYSREKAGAIEVASSSNGQLMPPVMGAAAFIMAQNLNIEYRSLILAAAIPAFLCYGALLVVSHIEALKLGLRGLPKSELPRVRQTLLAGWYYLIPLVYLIGTLTINPDATPERVALNTIFLMLGMMFIQEAVLGQRDGRGLGQGLLDGGRKIIEAFESGARSMIGIAIATAAAGIIVGIVTITGLGFGLADIVQFVSDGIKNLMAFAGPQVATFISIVVVLVMAQLIALILGMGLPTTANYILMSALIVPIIAKIAGLDTSNPAQMLPVHMFVFYFGIMADSTPPVALAAFAAAAISGGNPVATGVQAFQYELRTALLAYMMFFNPQLLLIANNRLGGVTWVEALPMIFFAFIGLVAFSAATLRFLHRRTNPVQALLLLIASFILIIPTQIVWNLAALCLIAAVYFWQKASGRSEPPAPVAVA; encoded by the coding sequence ATGAGCGACCCCACCCGCCCCATCAGCAGCGACCCCACCCTCACCCCGCCCGGCCAGGAGATGACCGAAGGCGAACGCCGCGCCATCGAGATGGTCGAGGCCGCCGAGACCGGCGGACGCAAACTCTTCGGCTGGCAGCGCGGCCTCGTGACCCTCGTCGCGGTCGCGTGGTGCCTGTACCAGATGTACGCCGCGCAGGTCGGCAACATCGACACCCTCACCCTGCGCGCCACGCACCTGGGCTTCGCGTTCTTCCTCGCGTACCTCGTGTTCCCCCACCGCAAGACGCCCGGGCAGCCGCAGACCCGCGTCCCCTGGTACGACTGGATTCTTGGGATTGGCGCGACCGGCACCGCCGCGTACCTCATCGCGCAGTACCCGCACATCGCGAACGAACAGGGCGGCCTGCTGACGAACACCGACGTGTGGGTGGGCAGCGGCATGGTCATCCTGCTGCTGCTCGCCGCGTGGCGCACCATCGGCATCGCCATGCCCATCGTCGCGGGCGTGTTCATGCTGTACGCCCTGACCGGCCCCAAGGGCCTGATCCGCGGCGACCTGGGCCCGCAGCTTCAGCTGCACGCCGGGCAGACCTGGCCGCAGGTCGTGGGGCAGCTGTTCGCGAACACCGAGGGCATCTTCGGAACGGCCATCGGCGTGTCCGCGCAGATTGTGTTCCTGTTCGTGCTGTTCGGCGCGATCTTCGACAAGCTCGGCGCGGGAGAGTGGTTCATGCACGTCGCGCAGGGCCTGCTGGGCGGCTTCCGCGGCGGCGCCGCCAAGGCCAGCATCCTGTCCAGCGCCCTGAACGGCGTGATCTCCGGCTCCGCCGTCAGCAACGTCGTCACCGGCGGGAACATCACCATCGGCACCATGATCCGAACCGGGTACAGCCGGGAGAAGGCCGGGGCCATCGAGGTTGCCAGTTCCAGCAACGGCCAGCTCATGCCGCCCGTCATGGGCGCCGCCGCGTTCATCATGGCGCAGAACCTCAACATCGAGTACCGCAGCCTGATCCTCGCCGCGGCCATCCCCGCGTTCCTCTGCTACGGCGCGCTGCTCGTCGTCTCGCACATTGAGGCCCTGAAGCTCGGCCTACGCGGCCTGCCGAAAAGTGAACTGCCCCGCGTCCGCCAGACGCTGCTCGCCGGGTGGTACTACCTGATCCCGCTGGTGTACCTGATCGGCACGCTGACCATCAACCCCGACGCCACGCCCGAACGCGTTGCGCTGAACACGATTTTCTTGATGCTCGGCATGATGTTCATTCAGGAAGCCGTGCTGGGCCAGCGGGACGGCCGCGGCCTCGGCCAGGGCCTGCTCGACGGTGGGCGCAAGATCATCGAGGCCTTCGAGAGCGGCGCGCGTTCCATGATCGGGATCGCCATCGCCACGGCCGCCGCCGGAATCATCGTCGGGATCGTGACCATCACCGGCCTGGGCTTCGGCCTCGCGGACATCGTGCAGTTCGTCAGTGACGGCATCAAGAACCTGATGGCCTTCGCCGGGCCGCAGGTGGCGACCTTCATATCCATCGTGGTGGTGCTGGTCATGGCGCAGCTCATCGCGCTGATCCTAGGGATGGGCCTGCCCACCACCGCGAACTACATCCTCATGAGCGCCCTGATCGTCCCCATCATCGCCAAGATCGCCGGACTGGACACCAGCAACCCCGCCCAGATGCTTCCCGTGCACATGTTCGTCTTCTACTTCGGGATCATGGCCGACAGCACCCCGCCCGTCGCGCTGGCCGCCTTCGCCGCCGCGGCCATCAGCGGCGGGAACCCGGTCGCGACCGGCGTGCAGGCCTTCCAGTACGAACTGCGCACCGCGCTGCTGGCGTACATGATGTTCTTCAACCCGCAACTGCTGCTCATCGCAAACAACCGGCTGGGCGGCGTCACCTGGGTTGAGGCGCTCCCCATGATCTTCTTCGCGTTCATCGGCCTCGTCGCCTTCAGCGCCGCCACGCTGCGCTTCCTGCACCGCCGCACGAATCCCGTCCAGGCGCTGCTGCTGCTTATCGCGTCATTCATCCTGATCATTCCCACCCAGATCGTGTGGAACCTCGCCGCGCTCTGCCTGATCGCTGCCGTGTACTTCTGGCAGAAAGCCAGCGGGCGTTCCGAACCGCCCGCCCCGGTCGCCGTCGCCTGA
- the nadC gene encoding carboxylating nicotinate-nucleotide diphosphorylase has product MLSLEERLRAALAEDIGRGDATTLATIPAAQQARAEFLLKEAGVLSGLEVATRVFALVDPAVTVTWTACDGEARSRGPIGTVRGAARSLLTGERLALNLMQRLSGVATQTRRHVDALGGARTRLLDTRKTTPLWRDLEKQAVRHGGGFNHRAGLDDGILIKDNHVAAAGSITEAIRRARDAAYLLKVECEVPDLAGLEEALRAGADRVLLDNMSDDLLAQAVAVRDRLAPHVTLEASGNMTPSRLPTVAASGVDYVSAGGLTHSAPALDISLNFMPLPEDPK; this is encoded by the coding sequence GTGCTGAGTCTGGAGGAGCGCCTGCGCGCCGCCCTGGCCGAGGACATCGGCCGCGGCGACGCCACGACCCTCGCCACCATTCCCGCCGCGCAGCAGGCCCGCGCCGAATTCCTGCTCAAGGAGGCCGGGGTCCTGAGTGGCCTGGAGGTCGCCACGCGCGTGTTCGCGCTCGTGGACCCGGCCGTGACGGTCACCTGGACCGCCTGTGACGGCGAGGCCCGGTCGCGCGGACCCATCGGGACGGTGCGGGGCGCGGCGCGCAGCCTCCTGACCGGGGAGCGGCTGGCGCTGAACCTGATGCAGCGCCTGTCGGGCGTGGCCACCCAGACGCGCCGCCACGTGGACGCCCTGGGCGGCGCACGCACGCGACTGCTCGACACCCGCAAGACCACGCCGCTGTGGCGCGACCTGGAAAAACAGGCCGTGCGGCACGGCGGCGGGTTCAACCACCGCGCCGGTCTCGACGACGGCATCCTGATCAAGGACAACCACGTGGCCGCCGCCGGGAGCATCACTGAGGCCATCCGCCGCGCGCGGGACGCCGCGTACCTCCTGAAGGTCGAGTGCGAGGTGCCGGACCTCGCCGGGCTGGAGGAAGCCCTGCGCGCCGGGGCGGACCGCGTGCTGCTGGATAACATGAGTGACGACCTGCTCGCCCAGGCGGTCGCGGTCCGGGACCGCCTGGCTCCACACGTCACGCTGGAGGCCAGTGGGAACATGACGCCCTCCCGCCTCCCGACCGTCGCGGCCAGCGGCGTGGATTACGTGAGCGCCGGCGGCCTGACCCATTCCGCGCCCGCGCTGGACATCAGCCTGAACTTCATGCCCCTCCCCGAGGACCCGAAATGA
- a CDS encoding response regulator: MSGSGQGRTPAQLRVLLADDNLGDRLLAEEAFAALAQPVDLQFAENGRQALERLRDDRDWQPDVVVLDINMPIMNGFEALQSIRRDPALSLYPVVMLSSSRDPEDIVTAYDLLASSYLTKEQDFPRFMDQIESFVAFWSTCRFSPGRGAHT, encoded by the coding sequence GTGAGCGGGTCCGGGCAGGGCCGGACGCCAGCGCAGTTGCGGGTGCTGCTGGCGGATGACAACCTCGGCGACCGCCTGCTGGCGGAGGAGGCGTTCGCGGCGCTGGCGCAGCCCGTGGACCTCCAGTTCGCCGAGAACGGCCGTCAGGCGCTCGAACGGCTGCGGGACGACCGGGACTGGCAGCCGGACGTGGTGGTCCTGGACATCAACATGCCCATCATGAACGGCTTCGAGGCCCTGCAGTCCATCCGGCGTGACCCGGCCCTGAGTCTGTATCCGGTGGTGATGCTGTCGTCCTCCAGGGATCCGGAGGACATCGTCACGGCCTACGATCTGCTGGCGTCCTCGTACCTGACCAAGGAGCAGGACTTCCCGCGGTTCATGGATCAGATCGAGTCGTTCGTGGCGTTCTGGTCCACGTGCCGTTTCAGCCCGGGCCGCGGCGCGCACACCTGA
- a CDS encoding RNHCP domain-containing protein, whose product MSGERRFTVQGTNNAFTCANCSHTVQPLQNGSVRNHCPTCLHSLHVDVMPGDRACDCHGVMEPVDVDQSGKKGWVIVHRCRKCGFTGRNRAALDDPGQPDSWDALIAISSRRRE is encoded by the coding sequence GTGAGCGGCGAGCGGCGCTTCACGGTGCAGGGGACGAACAACGCGTTCACCTGCGCGAACTGCAGCCATACGGTGCAGCCCTTGCAGAACGGTTCGGTGCGGAACCACTGTCCCACGTGCCTGCATAGCCTGCACGTGGACGTCATGCCCGGCGACCGCGCCTGCGACTGCCACGGCGTAATGGAACCCGTGGACGTCGATCAGAGTGGCAAGAAAGGCTGGGTGATCGTGCACCGATGCCGGAAGTGCGGCTTCACCGGACGGAACCGCGCGGCGCTGGACGACCCGGGGCAGCCGGACAGCTGGGACGCCCTGATCGCCATCAGCAGCCGCAGGCGCGAGTAA
- a CDS encoding MBL fold metallo-hydrolase, whose translation MTVQTIDLNFQGVAGVIASSVFDTGDGLAVVDTGPGSTLDALETGLAGLGATLSDVRHVLLTHIHFDHAGAAGTVLERVPQARAYVHERGAAHLSRPERLLASATQIYGEHMDTLWGAMQPIDPQRLTVLSGGETLTLGNQAVRVLYTPGHAVHHVAYHAGDDLFLGDVGGIRLDAAQTPRAPTPPPDINLDAWRDSLSTLETLDARTLHLAHFGAYPNTPAHWAGLRATMTADAERIRAGLEAGHTPEAITDAFTEDLMHELKLEDPTLPARYDFACPPWMSVQGLIRYWQRRAARGTA comes from the coding sequence GTGACCGTCCAGACGATCGATCTGAACTTCCAGGGTGTGGCTGGCGTGATCGCGTCCAGCGTGTTCGACACGGGAGACGGACTGGCCGTCGTGGACACCGGGCCGGGCAGCACCCTGGACGCACTGGAGACCGGACTGGCCGGACTGGGCGCCACCCTGAGCGACGTGCGGCACGTGCTTCTCACGCACATTCACTTTGATCACGCAGGCGCCGCAGGCACCGTGCTGGAGCGGGTGCCGCAGGCCCGCGCGTACGTGCACGAGCGGGGCGCCGCGCACCTGTCGCGCCCCGAGCGGCTGCTGGCCAGTGCCACGCAGATCTACGGCGAGCACATGGACACCCTATGGGGCGCCATGCAGCCCATCGACCCCCAGCGCCTGACCGTCCTGAGCGGCGGCGAGACGCTGACGCTGGGCAACCAGGCCGTGCGGGTGCTGTACACGCCCGGGCACGCCGTGCACCACGTCGCCTACCACGCTGGTGACGACCTGTTCCTGGGTGACGTTGGCGGCATCCGCTTGGACGCTGCTCAGACACCCCGCGCGCCCACCCCCCCGCCAGACATCAATCTGGACGCGTGGCGCGACAGCCTCTCCACGCTGGAGACGCTGGACGCCCGGACGCTGCACCTCGCGCACTTCGGGGCGTACCCGAACACCCCCGCCCACTGGGCAGGCCTGCGCGCCACCATGACCGCCGACGCGGAGCGGATCCGCGCGGGCCTGGAGGCCGGGCACACCCCCGAGGCCATCACCGACGCCTTCACCGAGGACCTGATGCACGAACTGAAGCTGGAAGACCCCACCCTGCCCGCCCGTTACGACTTCGCCTGCCCACCCTGGATGAGCGTCCAGGGCCTCATCCGCTACTGGCAGCGCCGCGCGGCGCGCGGGACCGCCTGA
- the nadA gene encoding quinolinate synthase NadA, producing MTDPNAVNPVIPRTQTPHRDLLQLEVLPDEAQLRADIERLRKERNAVIIAHNYQRPEVQEIADFVGDSLGLSRQAAKTDADVIVFAGVHFMAETAAILNPAKTVLLPDLRAGCSLADTVTAQGIRDWKTLNPGGLVVTYVNTTADVKAESDYCVTSGNAVQVVQSLPGGVPVLFAPDRFLAAHVIRETGRAMDVWDGACHVHEAIRPEDVQGQQAAYPHAELLIHPECGCSSRILGAIPELQLYSTEGMIHRAKASPAQEFIVVTETGMVTRLEHDVPDKTFIPVSRTACCEYMKMITLENIRDALENLQPRVTVPADIRALALKPIERMLAIG from the coding sequence ATGACCGACCCGAACGCCGTGAATCCCGTCATCCCCCGCACCCAGACCCCGCACCGCGACCTGCTGCAACTGGAAGTCCTGCCCGACGAGGCGCAGCTCCGCGCGGACATCGAGCGCCTCCGGAAGGAGCGCAACGCGGTGATCATCGCGCACAACTACCAGCGGCCCGAAGTTCAGGAAATCGCGGACTTCGTCGGGGACTCGCTGGGCCTCTCCCGGCAGGCGGCGAAGACCGACGCGGACGTCATCGTGTTCGCGGGCGTGCACTTCATGGCGGAAACCGCCGCAATCCTCAACCCGGCGAAGACCGTGCTGCTGCCTGACCTGCGCGCCGGGTGCTCGCTGGCGGACACCGTGACCGCGCAGGGCATCCGCGACTGGAAAACCCTGAACCCCGGCGGGCTGGTCGTCACGTACGTGAACACCACCGCCGACGTGAAGGCCGAGAGCGACTACTGCGTCACCAGCGGCAACGCCGTGCAGGTCGTGCAGAGCCTCCCGGGCGGCGTGCCCGTCCTGTTCGCCCCGGACCGCTTCCTGGCCGCGCACGTGATCCGCGAGACGGGCCGCGCCATGGACGTCTGGGACGGCGCGTGCCACGTGCACGAGGCAATCCGCCCCGAGGACGTGCAGGGCCAGCAGGCGGCGTACCCACACGCGGAACTCCTGATTCACCCCGAGTGCGGCTGCTCCAGCAGGATCCTGGGCGCCATTCCCGAGTTGCAGCTGTACTCCACCGAGGGCATGATTCACCGCGCCAAGGCCAGCCCCGCGCAGGAATTTATCGTCGTCACTGAGACCGGCATGGTCACCCGCCTGGAACACGACGTGCCCGACAAGACCTTCATTCCCGTCAGCCGCACCGCCTGCTGCGAGTACATGAAGATGATCACCCTGGAAAACATCCGCGACGCGCTGGAGAACCTCCAGCCGCGCGTGACCGTTCCAGCCGACATCCGCGCCCTGGCCCTGAAACCCATTGAGCGCATGCTCGCCATCGGGTAG
- the purD gene encoding phosphoribosylamine--glycine ligase: MRVLVIGGGGREHAIVHACTRAGHEVLCTPGNPGMAELARVVVSAQDAASLARLAQAEGVDVVIVGPEAYLAAGVVDECDTLGIPAFGPTRAASRLEGDKAWSKAFMHRHGIPTAAHHTFSDLEAAEAHVASLTPPIVVKDAGLKAGKGVTIAHTTDDARAALQDIFTQSGAQAVIEDFMTGQEVTVLALTDGTTYALTPPSQDHKTIHEGDTGPMTGGMGVICPFPIAPEQMEVVRRDIIEPTLAGMRADGHPFRGVLYAGLMLTPHGPKVVEFNARFGDPEAEAVLPLLDSDLAQHALDAARGQFQPDTVRFRGAASATIILAAPGYPGEPQKGIPLDLPTPSTDEIIYHAGTAASTNGLISTGGRVLAVTAVADTLNVALGRAYALADRVDFPGAQLRKDIGARIGATPDHTSV, translated from the coding sequence ATGCGCGTCCTGGTGATCGGGGGCGGCGGCCGCGAACACGCCATCGTGCACGCCTGCACCCGCGCAGGTCACGAGGTGCTGTGCACACCCGGCAACCCCGGCATGGCCGAACTGGCCCGCGTGGTGGTCAGCGCCCAGGACGCCGCGAGCCTCGCCCGCCTGGCCCAGGCCGAGGGCGTGGACGTCGTCATCGTGGGGCCTGAAGCGTACCTCGCGGCGGGCGTCGTGGACGAATGCGACACGCTGGGCATTCCAGCGTTCGGACCCACCCGCGCCGCGAGCCGCCTTGAAGGGGACAAGGCCTGGAGCAAGGCGTTCATGCACCGCCACGGCATCCCCACCGCCGCTCACCACACCTTCAGCGACCTAGAGGCCGCCGAGGCGCACGTCGCGTCCCTCACGCCACCCATCGTGGTGAAGGACGCGGGCCTGAAGGCTGGGAAGGGCGTCACCATCGCCCACACCACCGACGATGCACGCGCGGCGCTGCAGGACATCTTCACCCAGTCGGGCGCTCAGGCCGTCATCGAGGACTTCATGACCGGGCAGGAAGTCACTGTACTCGCCCTGACCGACGGGACCACGTACGCTCTGACGCCCCCCAGCCAGGATCACAAAACCATCCACGAGGGCGACACGGGCCCCATGACCGGCGGTATGGGCGTCATCTGCCCCTTCCCGATCGCGCCGGAGCAGATGGAGGTCGTGCGGCGCGACATCATCGAACCCACCCTGGCCGGCATGCGCGCCGACGGGCATCCCTTCCGGGGTGTGCTGTACGCCGGGCTAATGCTCACGCCGCACGGCCCCAAAGTCGTGGAATTCAACGCCCGCTTCGGCGATCCCGAAGCCGAGGCGGTCCTCCCCCTGCTGGACAGCGACCTTGCGCAGCACGCCCTGGACGCCGCGCGCGGTCAGTTCCAGCCGGACACCGTGCGGTTCCGCGGCGCCGCCAGCGCGACCATCATCCTCGCCGCGCCCGGCTACCCCGGCGAACCTCAGAAGGGGATTCCCCTCGACCTGCCCACCCCCAGCACGGACGAGATCATCTACCACGCCGGCACGGCAGCCAGCACCAATGGACTGATCAGCACCGGGGGCCGTGTGCTCGCCGTTACCGCCGTCGCTGACACCCTGAATGTCGCCCTGGGCCGCGCCTACGCCCTTGCCGACCGGGTGGATTTTCCCGGCGCTCAGCTCAGGAAGGACATCGGCGCCCGTATCGGCGCCACCCCCGACCACACGTCCGTTTGA
- a CDS encoding MOSC domain-containing protein codes for MTSFTLNAVCIGQPTALRVGKRDDISGIDKHPVPGRVTVGLGGLDGDHVNNKKHHGGPDQAAYLYTAPDYDHWTAVLGEALRPGTLGENLLLSGLESAALRVGDRLTVHGPDGEVVFEVTAPRIPCATLAAHMGDGTFAKRFAQARRPGAYLRVLQPGTVGADDRVTFTPAEEGAPTIAELFDLWFGAKPDAATLEGYLRWPLAVRLRRDVEEELSKASR; via the coding sequence ATGACCTCCTTCACCCTGAACGCCGTGTGCATCGGGCAGCCCACCGCCCTGCGCGTCGGGAAGCGCGACGACATCAGCGGCATCGACAAGCACCCCGTCCCGGGCCGGGTCACGGTGGGCCTCGGGGGCCTGGACGGGGATCACGTGAACAACAAGAAGCACCACGGTGGCCCCGATCAGGCGGCGTACCTGTACACCGCGCCGGATTACGACCACTGGACGGCCGTGCTGGGCGAGGCCCTGCGCCCGGGCACGCTGGGCGAGAACCTCCTCCTGAGTGGCCTGGAATCGGCCGCGCTGCGGGTGGGGGACCGCCTGACCGTGCACGGCCCGGACGGCGAGGTGGTGTTCGAGGTGACGGCGCCCCGGATTCCCTGCGCGACCCTCGCGGCGCACATGGGGGACGGGACCTTCGCCAAGCGGTTCGCGCAGGCCCGCCGGCCCGGCGCGTACCTGCGCGTCCTTCAGCCCGGCACGGTCGGTGCGGATGACCGCGTGACCTTCACGCCTGCCGAGGAAGGCGCGCCGACCATCGCGGAGCTGTTCGACCTGTGGTTCGGCGCGAAACCCGACGCGGCGACCCTGGAAGGGTACCTGCGCTGGCCCCTGGCGGTCCGTCTGCGCCGGGACGTCGAGGAGGAGCTGAGCAAGGCGAGCCGCTGA
- a CDS encoding TetR/AcrR family transcriptional regulator yields MASRNRSVRRTKAALQSALVDLLLEHRSLQTVTVQAICDRADISRSTFYLHFENKDDVLSSYLLQAVGRVHEALRAWTGPEDSRWTVYFAHIAHIAPVLSSLSPTGGPHAILSRYEQQFAVIMQDLVVPGRVAVTDATVSYQAHYFSGGLLSLTWWWVEEDRCATPAQEMSRRYHALCSGQLCP; encoded by the coding sequence ATGGCGTCCAGAAACCGTAGCGTCCGGCGAACGAAGGCCGCGCTTCAGTCCGCACTGGTGGACCTGCTGCTGGAGCACAGGAGTCTACAGACCGTCACCGTCCAGGCCATCTGTGACCGGGCCGACATCAGCCGCTCGACCTTCTACCTTCATTTTGAGAACAAAGACGACGTCCTCAGCAGCTACCTCCTCCAGGCGGTGGGCCGCGTTCACGAGGCGCTGCGGGCGTGGACCGGCCCGGAGGATTCACGCTGGACGGTCTATTTCGCCCACATTGCCCATATTGCCCCGGTCCTCAGTTCCCTCAGCCCGACAGGGGGGCCGCACGCGATCCTCTCGCGGTACGAGCAGCAGTTCGCGGTCATCATGCAGGACCTCGTGGTGCCCGGACGCGTGGCCGTCACGGACGCAACCGTGTCATACCAGGCGCATTACTTCAGCGGTGGCCTGCTGTCCCTCACGTGGTGGTGGGTGGAAGAGGACCGCTGCGCAACCCCGGCCCAGGAGATGTCCCGCCGGTATCACGCGCTGTGCAGCGGTCAGCTGTGCCCGTGA
- a CDS encoding class I SAM-dependent methyltransferase, giving the protein MNDSEVVNPARFLGRADAYAAARPGYPAALGAWLRDAGLLTGRVADIGAGTGRFTALLLDMGASVAAVEPNPEMRAHLEDHLSAAVRAGQLTVHAGTSEATGLADGSVDLITAAQAAHWFDPARTVPEFRRVLRPGGRVLLVWNDWRAVDSMFNRAYGEVVRQHAGDDPLRTRVLDDELPLHLPGGFERLTFTHRHPLSREGLTALASSVSYLPNQNDPAYPALRGDLNAIFDSHQSGGLVALDYQTQVFLGSVE; this is encoded by the coding sequence ATGAACGACAGCGAAGTGGTGAATCCCGCCCGTTTCCTGGGTCGCGCGGACGCCTACGCCGCGGCCCGCCCGGGGTACCCGGCCGCGCTGGGCGCGTGGCTGCGGGACGCCGGGCTGCTGACCGGCCGAGTCGCGGATATTGGCGCGGGCACCGGCCGGTTCACAGCGCTGCTGCTGGACATGGGGGCGAGCGTGGCCGCCGTGGAACCCAACCCGGAGATGCGCGCCCACCTGGAAGATCACCTATCAGCCGCGGTGCGGGCGGGGCAGCTGACCGTCCACGCGGGCACCTCCGAAGCCACGGGTCTAGCGGACGGCAGCGTGGACCTGATCACGGCGGCGCAGGCGGCGCACTGGTTCGATCCGGCCCGTACCGTCCCGGAGTTCAGGCGGGTCCTGCGGCCCGGCGGGCGCGTCCTGCTTGTCTGGAATGACTGGCGGGCCGTGGACAGCATGTTCAACCGCGCGTACGGCGAGGTGGTGCGCCAGCACGCGGGTGACGATCCCCTGCGGACCCGCGTGCTGGACGATGAACTGCCACTGCACCTGCCGGGCGGTTTCGAACGGTTGACGTTCACGCACCGGCATCCGTTGTCCCGCGAGGGATTGACCGCCCTGGCGAGCAGCGTCAGCTACCTGCCGAACCAGAATGACCCGGCGTACCCGGCGTTACGCGGCGACCTGAACGCCATCTTCGACTCGCACCAGTCCGGGGGGCTGGTGGCGCTGGACTATCAGACTCAGGTGTTCCTGGGCAGCGTGGAGTGA